Proteins encoded by one window of Actinocorallia herbida:
- a CDS encoding O-methyltransferase, translating into MEAAINEVQTYGEWLSPEDEPLREARRLSEEFSADPIGPGGGAALRLLASLVNARTVVEIGSGCGVSGIWLLRGMHPQGVLTSVDVEPENQRLAKIAYTDAGFAAGRTRMISGRALDVLPRLTDAAYDLVFCDAVRREYPDYLAAAQRLLRPGGVVVFDDALRPCTDPADALGVETTARLIAEDESLIPLLLPIGDGLLIAQKHRG; encoded by the coding sequence TTGGAGGCGGCCATCAACGAGGTGCAGACCTACGGGGAGTGGTTGTCCCCGGAGGATGAGCCGCTGCGCGAGGCGAGACGGCTCAGCGAGGAGTTCTCAGCGGATCCCATCGGCCCGGGCGGCGGGGCGGCCTTGCGCCTCCTGGCCTCCCTGGTCAACGCCAGGACCGTCGTGGAGATCGGTTCTGGGTGCGGCGTGTCGGGCATCTGGCTGCTGCGCGGGATGCACCCGCAGGGCGTCCTCACCAGTGTGGACGTGGAGCCGGAGAACCAGCGCCTGGCCAAGATCGCCTACACCGACGCCGGATTCGCCGCGGGCCGCACCAGGATGATCAGCGGCCGCGCCCTCGACGTCCTGCCGCGGCTCACCGACGCCGCCTACGACCTCGTCTTCTGCGACGCCGTGCGGCGCGAGTACCCCGACTACCTGGCGGCGGCCCAGCGGCTGCTGCGCCCGGGCGGGGTCGTGGTGTTCGACGACGCGCTCCGGCCGTGCACCGACCCCGCGGACGCGCTCGGCGTGGAGACCACCGCCCGCCTCATCGCCGAGGACGAGTCCCTCATCCCCCTGCTGCTCCCCATAGGGGACGGCCTTCTGATTGCGCAGAAGCATCGTGGCTGA
- the sigE gene encoding RNA polymerase sigma factor SigE gives MAVSAIPYQGAAGRDVGRENAPAAEWSPPSWEQVVKDHSLRVYRLAYRLTGNQHDAEDLTQEVFVRVFRSLANYTPGTFEGWLHRITTNLFLDQARRKQRIRFEGLADDAADRLPGREKSPAQVYEDTNFDNDVQAALDALSPDYRAAVVLCDIEGLSYEEISATLGVKIGTVRSRIHRGRAQLRAALAHRAPAEKKGIAL, from the coding sequence ATGGCGGTCTCAGCTATTCCATATCAGGGTGCGGCGGGAAGGGACGTCGGGCGGGAGAACGCGCCCGCCGCCGAATGGTCGCCACCCTCGTGGGAGCAGGTCGTCAAGGACCACTCCCTGCGCGTCTACCGGCTCGCTTACCGGCTCACCGGCAACCAGCACGACGCCGAGGACCTCACGCAGGAGGTCTTCGTCCGCGTCTTCCGGTCCCTGGCCAACTACACCCCCGGCACGTTCGAGGGCTGGCTGCACCGGATCACCACCAACCTCTTCCTCGACCAGGCCCGGCGCAAGCAGCGGATCAGGTTCGAGGGACTCGCCGACGACGCGGCCGACAGGCTGCCCGGACGTGAGAAGTCCCCCGCCCAGGTCTACGAGGACACCAACTTCGACAACGACGTCCAGGCGGCGCTCGACGCTCTGTCGCCGGACTACCGCGCCGCCGTCGTGCTCTGCGACATCGAGGGCCTGTCGTACGAGGAGATCTCGGCCACGCTCGGGGTGAAGATCGGCACCGTGCGCAGCCGTATCCACCGGGGCCGCGCGCAGCTGCGCGCCGCCCTCGCCCACCGCGCTCCCGCAGAAAAGAAGGGGATCGCTCTGTGA
- a CDS encoding anti-sigma factor family protein: MSCLGERLTALVDGELDHDERDRAQAHLVLCAGCRTEVEAMRSVKRRLGALGGTTPSTDLMIGLYNLGRTPATPVPAPDFFQALMMTGQTDMPDRYRRPRDNRPARSPGVFANPSSYTAPRRRIPRARSLVVGAATLAALGAGTASSVGPTVARVPNVTPSFTQQVSGSNGLTQVRLPRRLDEAKR, from the coding sequence GTGAGCTGCCTCGGGGAACGTCTTACCGCGCTGGTCGACGGGGAACTCGACCACGACGAGCGTGACAGGGCGCAGGCGCACCTCGTGCTGTGCGCCGGCTGCCGCACCGAGGTCGAGGCGATGCGTTCGGTCAAGCGCCGCCTCGGCGCGCTCGGCGGGACGACGCCGAGCACCGATCTGATGATCGGTCTGTACAACCTGGGCCGGACCCCGGCGACGCCGGTCCCGGCGCCCGATTTCTTCCAGGCCCTGATGATGACGGGCCAGACGGACATGCCGGACCGCTACCGCAGGCCGCGGGACAACCGTCCGGCCCGCAGCCCCGGCGTCTTCGCCAACCCGAGTTCCTACACCGCGCCCCGGCGGCGCATCCCGCGCGCGCGCTCGCTCGTCGTGGGGGCGGCGACGCTGGCCGCGCTGGGGGCGGGCACGGCCTCCAGCGTGGGTCCCACGGTGGCGCGCGTACCGAACGTCACTCCCTCGTTCACCCAGCAGGTCTCCGGCAGCAACGGCCTCACTCAGGTCCGGCTGCCGCGCCGTCTCGATGAGGCCAAGCGCTGA
- a CDS encoding S1C family serine protease: MTDDKGSHEAVEEGPAGPVFSPPDTPAAPSDKLVVSRAAAAANAPQPTMVDGAVVQAQESPWASGAQRLPESAPPRYQDNPPLYQDAPPAYGEPRPGFAPARQGAYWPGTQPAAPPPPIIPGMAPPPPPPPGGQGLPPGGPGAPNWAPVPPPASAPRRTPGVGVFAIGALVIALVASAVGAGVAVSVTNDDGSVNAPVSIGGGSGNGESQQARDPKSVAGVAQKVLPSVVTVKVSLANGEGGTGTGFIVRGGYIITNNHVVEAGGGGTPSINVVFSDEKEVSAAVVGTSAENDVAVLKPQGQHSLPELELGDSDALAPGDPVIAIGSPLGLTGSVTTGIISAKDRVVPTGDENGSDGGMITALQTDAAINPGNSGGPLVNAADGKVIGMNTAIASLGQGSGESGSIGLGFAIPINKVRQVADALIEGKTVRKTMIGISMNTQYQGDGVQILDSAQGIVKDGPADKAGLKPGDLVLKVDDRAVTSTDALVAIISSHAPGDTVTLTYRRDGQQGTVKVTLGQG; the protein is encoded by the coding sequence ATGACGGACGACAAGGGGTCGCACGAGGCAGTCGAGGAGGGCCCGGCAGGGCCGGTGTTCTCTCCGCCGGACACTCCCGCAGCCCCGTCCGACAAGCTCGTGGTCTCGCGGGCGGCCGCCGCGGCGAACGCGCCCCAGCCGACGATGGTCGATGGCGCGGTCGTGCAGGCCCAGGAGTCTCCCTGGGCCTCGGGCGCGCAGCGGCTGCCGGAGTCCGCGCCACCGCGTTACCAGGACAATCCGCCGCTCTACCAGGACGCGCCGCCCGCCTACGGCGAACCGCGTCCGGGATTCGCGCCGGCCCGGCAGGGCGCTTACTGGCCGGGCACCCAGCCCGCCGCACCGCCGCCACCGATCATTCCCGGCATGGCGCCGCCGCCCCCGCCTCCCCCCGGAGGCCAGGGGCTGCCGCCCGGCGGTCCCGGCGCGCCCAACTGGGCGCCCGTGCCGCCGCCCGCGTCCGCGCCGCGGCGCACGCCCGGTGTCGGGGTGTTCGCGATCGGGGCGCTCGTCATCGCGCTGGTGGCCAGCGCGGTCGGCGCCGGCGTCGCGGTGTCGGTGACCAACGACGACGGCAGCGTCAACGCGCCGGTCTCGATCGGCGGCGGCAGCGGCAACGGCGAGAGCCAGCAGGCCAGGGACCCGAAGTCGGTGGCGGGCGTCGCGCAGAAGGTGCTGCCGAGCGTCGTGACGGTCAAGGTGAGCCTCGCCAACGGCGAAGGCGGCACGGGCACCGGATTCATCGTCCGGGGCGGCTACATCATCACCAACAACCACGTGGTGGAGGCCGGGGGCGGTGGCACCCCGTCCATCAACGTCGTGTTCAGCGACGAGAAGGAGGTCAGCGCGGCGGTCGTCGGCACCTCCGCGGAGAACGACGTCGCCGTGCTGAAGCCCCAGGGCCAGCATTCGCTGCCCGAGCTGGAGCTCGGCGACTCCGACGCGCTCGCGCCGGGCGACCCGGTGATCGCGATCGGCTCGCCGCTCGGCCTCACCGGCTCGGTCACCACGGGCATCATCTCGGCCAAGGACCGGGTCGTGCCCACCGGCGACGAGAACGGCTCCGACGGCGGCATGATCACCGCGTTGCAGACCGACGCCGCGATCAACCCCGGCAACTCGGGCGGACCGCTGGTGAACGCGGCCGACGGCAAGGTGATCGGCATGAACACCGCGATCGCCAGCCTCGGCCAGGGCTCCGGTGAGAGCGGCAGCATCGGCCTGGGCTTCGCCATCCCGATCAACAAGGTGCGCCAGGTCGCCGACGCGCTCATCGAGGGCAAGACCGTCCGGAAGACGATGATCGGCATCAGCATGAACACCCAGTACCAGGGTGACGGCGTGCAGATCCTCGACAGCGCGCAGGGCATCGTCAAGGACGGCCCCGCCGACAAGGCCGGGCTGAAGCCCGGCGATCTGGTCCTCAAGGTCGACGACAGGGCGGTGACCTCCACCGACGCGCTTGTGGCGATCATCTCCTCGCACGCTCCGGGCGACACCGTCACGCTGACGTACCGGCGCGATGGCCAGCAGGGGACCGTCAAGGTCACCCTCGGCCAGGGCTGA
- a CDS encoding sec-independent translocase, with product MFDVGLPEALVLVVLALVIFGDKLPSYAQQAGRALRQLRQMAQSAQNDLKDGLGPEFQDFDPRDLNPKNFVRKHLFEGDNDPLGIKGLDLGLDLDDKSYASTASERRLGSDERPPFDSEAT from the coding sequence TTGTTCGATGTGGGTCTGCCCGAGGCGCTGGTCCTCGTGGTTCTCGCCCTGGTGATCTTCGGGGACAAGCTGCCCTCCTACGCCCAGCAGGCGGGCCGCGCGCTACGCCAGCTCCGCCAGATGGCGCAGTCGGCGCAGAACGACCTGAAGGACGGTCTGGGCCCTGAGTTCCAGGATTTCGATCCGCGGGACCTCAACCCCAAGAACTTCGTGCGCAAGCACCTGTTCGAGGGCGACAACGATCCCCTGGGCATCAAGGGCCTCGATCTCGGCCTCGACCTCGACGACAAGTCGTACGCGTCGACGGCTTCGGAGCGGCGGCTCGGGTCCGACGAGCGTCCTCCGTTCGACTCCGAGGCCACCTGA
- a CDS encoding Mrp/NBP35 family ATP-binding protein, giving the protein MASPLTTEQVTAALATVQDPEIRRPITDLGMVKNIEIAADGAVTVGVYLTVAGCPMRDRITKDVTDAVTKIGASSVKVELDVMSDEQRKELQTTLRGGQPAKEIPFARPSSLTKVYAVASGKGGVGKSSVTVNLAAAFAALGRKVGVVDADIYGHSVPRMLGVDDRPTKVEDMIMPPSAHDVKVISVGMFTPGNQPVVWRGPMLHRALQQFLADVYWGDLDILLMDLPPGTGDIAISVAQLLPNAEILVVTTPQQAAAEVAERAGAIAAQTHQQVAGVIENMSYLQCDHCSERQYVFGEGGGQTVADELTKTLGARVPLLGQVPLDVRLREGGDAGKPLVLSDPDAPAAAELRRIAENLAGRSRGLLGRQLSVSPAGR; this is encoded by the coding sequence ATGGCCTCCCCTTTGACGACCGAACAGGTGACTGCGGCACTCGCCACGGTCCAGGACCCGGAGATCCGCCGTCCGATCACCGACCTCGGCATGGTGAAGAACATCGAGATCGCCGCGGACGGCGCGGTCACCGTGGGCGTCTACCTGACGGTCGCGGGCTGCCCCATGCGGGACAGGATCACCAAGGACGTGACCGACGCGGTCACCAAGATCGGCGCCTCGTCCGTCAAGGTCGAACTCGACGTGATGAGCGACGAACAGCGCAAGGAGCTCCAGACCACGCTGCGCGGCGGTCAGCCCGCCAAGGAGATCCCGTTCGCCAGGCCCAGCTCGCTGACCAAGGTCTACGCGGTCGCCAGCGGCAAGGGCGGCGTGGGCAAGTCCTCGGTGACGGTGAACCTCGCGGCGGCCTTCGCGGCCCTGGGCCGGAAGGTGGGCGTCGTGGACGCCGACATCTACGGCCACTCCGTGCCGCGCATGCTCGGCGTGGACGACCGCCCGACCAAGGTCGAGGACATGATCATGCCGCCGTCGGCGCATGACGTGAAGGTGATCTCGGTCGGCATGTTCACCCCGGGCAACCAGCCCGTCGTGTGGCGCGGCCCGATGCTGCACCGCGCGCTCCAGCAGTTCCTCGCCGACGTGTACTGGGGTGACCTGGACATCCTGCTGATGGACCTGCCGCCCGGCACCGGCGACATCGCGATCTCCGTCGCCCAGCTGCTGCCGAACGCGGAGATCCTCGTGGTCACCACGCCGCAGCAGGCCGCCGCCGAGGTGGCCGAGCGGGCCGGCGCGATCGCCGCGCAGACCCACCAGCAGGTCGCCGGCGTCATCGAGAACATGTCCTACCTCCAGTGCGACCACTGCAGCGAGCGGCAGTACGTGTTCGGCGAGGGCGGCGGCCAGACCGTCGCCGACGAGCTGACCAAGACGCTCGGCGCGCGGGTGCCGCTCCTCGGCCAGGTGCCGCTGGACGTGCGGCTGCGCGAGGGCGGCGACGCCGGCAAGCCGCTGGTGCTCTCCGACCCGGACGCCCCGGCCGCGGCCGAGCTGCGCCGGATCGCCGAGAACCTGGCCGGGCGCAGCCGCGGCCTGCTCGGCCGCCAGCTCAGCGTCTCGCCCGCCGGGCGCTGA
- a CDS encoding MarR family winged helix-turn-helix transcriptional regulator: protein MTDVSTLPGSTITTRELTVWRTLLRAQVHISRHLHQDLLGEHDLALGSYDVLQHLSEQPDGRLRMNDLADRVLLSRSGLTRLVDRLQRDGLVRRESCTSDARGLFAVITIAGRDRLHRATITHHRGVRELLLGRLDAAEMDQFEVILRKLAPDYPVALSA, encoded by the coding sequence GTGACAGACGTGAGCACCCTCCCCGGCTCGACGATCACCACCCGGGAACTGACGGTGTGGCGCACCCTGCTGCGCGCCCAGGTCCACATCTCCCGGCATCTGCACCAGGACCTCCTGGGTGAGCACGACCTCGCGCTGGGCTCCTATGACGTGCTCCAGCACCTGTCGGAGCAGCCCGACGGACGGCTGCGGATGAACGACCTCGCCGACCGCGTCCTGCTGTCGCGCAGCGGCCTGACCCGCCTCGTCGACCGGCTCCAGCGCGACGGCCTGGTCCGGCGCGAGTCGTGCACGAGCGACGCCCGCGGCCTGTTCGCGGTGATCACCATCGCCGGACGGGATCGGCTGCACCGGGCGACGATCACCCACCACCGCGGGGTGCGCGAACTCCTCCTCGGCCGCCTCGACGCCGCCGAGATGGACCAGTTCGAGGTGATCCTGCGCAAGCTGGCCCCGGACTACCCCGTGGCGCTGTCGGCCTGA
- a CDS encoding DUF1003 domain-containing protein — protein sequence MSTPRYRLDQPREQRRSLRTPRYNAEAFGVAAERIARFLGTAKFLVYMTVFVALWIAWNALMPASWRFDPYPFIFLTLMLSLQASYAAPLILLAQNRQDDRDRVQGEQDRAQAERTMADTEYLSREIAGLRLGLGEVATRDFIRSELQQLLRDMRPDDRQADSATG from the coding sequence ATGAGCACGCCCCGGTACCGCCTCGACCAGCCGCGCGAGCAGCGCAGGTCGCTCCGCACCCCGCGCTACAACGCCGAGGCGTTCGGCGTGGCCGCCGAGAGGATCGCCCGCTTCCTGGGGACGGCGAAGTTCCTCGTCTACATGACGGTCTTCGTGGCCCTGTGGATCGCCTGGAACGCCCTGATGCCCGCCTCCTGGCGGTTCGACCCGTACCCGTTCATCTTCCTCACCCTGATGCTGTCGCTCCAGGCGTCCTACGCGGCCCCGCTGATCCTGCTCGCGCAGAACCGGCAGGACGACCGGGACCGGGTGCAGGGCGAGCAGGACAGGGCCCAGGCCGAGCGGACCATGGCCGACACCGAGTACCTGTCACGGGAGATCGCGGGCCTGCGCCTGGGCCTCGGCGAGGTCGCGACCCGCGACTTCATCCGCTCCGAACTCCAGCAGCTGCTGCGGGACATGCGGCCGGACGACCGTCAGGCCGACAGCGCCACGGGGTAG
- a CDS encoding magnesium transporter MgtE N-terminal domain-containing protein has translation MNSGPSRVYLARLTGIGVFDPIGDQVGRVRDVVVALRPLERPRVLGLVVDVLPGRPVFLPITRVTMFDAKAVIFNGKLNMRRFAQRPAETLAIAEILDRRVSAEGADYVLVDLAMERMRTRDWEITKVAVRRDKGSRRARAETLVFDWEEISGLEVPTEQQGAVQLITAFERMKPADLANVMHELPSKRRGEVAAALDDERLADVLEELPEDDQVEILGSLDADRAADVLEAMGPDDAADLLGELSVEQREQLLALMEPEEAEPVRRLLKYADNTAGGLMTTEAVILPPDATVAEALAQIRNPDLNPALAAQVYVVRPPTETPTGRYLGTVHFQRLLRDPPSTMVGGIVDRALSPLRPTLPLAAVSGHLATYNLVSAAVVDEDGHMLGAVTIDDVLDHLLPDDWRESLMDEEDAADDSRSTP, from the coding sequence ATGAACTCCGGGCCTTCCAGGGTGTACCTCGCCCGTCTGACGGGCATCGGCGTCTTCGACCCGATCGGCGACCAGGTCGGCCGGGTCCGCGACGTCGTCGTGGCCCTGCGGCCGCTGGAGCGGCCGCGCGTGCTCGGGCTCGTGGTGGACGTGCTGCCCGGCCGCCCCGTCTTCCTGCCGATCACCCGGGTCACCATGTTCGACGCGAAGGCCGTCATCTTCAACGGCAAGCTCAACATGCGCAGGTTCGCCCAGCGGCCCGCCGAGACGCTGGCGATCGCGGAGATCCTCGACCGGCGCGTGTCCGCGGAAGGCGCCGACTACGTGCTGGTGGACCTGGCGATGGAGCGGATGCGCACCCGCGACTGGGAGATCACCAAGGTCGCCGTCCGGCGGGACAAGGGGTCGCGCAGGGCGCGCGCCGAGACGCTGGTCTTCGACTGGGAGGAGATCAGCGGCCTGGAGGTGCCCACAGAGCAGCAGGGCGCGGTCCAGCTGATCACCGCGTTCGAGCGGATGAAGCCCGCGGACCTCGCCAACGTCATGCACGAGCTGCCTTCCAAGCGGCGCGGCGAGGTCGCCGCGGCCCTCGACGACGAGCGGCTCGCCGACGTCCTGGAGGAGCTGCCGGAGGACGACCAGGTCGAGATCCTCGGCAGCCTCGACGCCGACCGCGCCGCCGACGTCCTGGAGGCCATGGGCCCGGACGACGCCGCCGACCTCCTCGGCGAGCTGTCCGTCGAGCAGCGGGAGCAGCTGCTCGCCCTGATGGAGCCGGAGGAGGCCGAGCCGGTCCGGCGGCTGCTGAAGTACGCCGACAACACCGCGGGCGGCCTGATGACGACCGAGGCGGTGATCCTGCCGCCGGACGCGACGGTCGCCGAGGCGCTGGCACAGATCCGCAACCCCGACCTCAACCCGGCGCTCGCCGCGCAGGTGTACGTCGTGCGGCCGCCCACCGAGACCCCCACGGGCCGTTACCTGGGTACCGTCCACTTCCAGCGGCTCCTGCGCGATCCGCCTTCGACGATGGTCGGCGGGATCGTGGACCGGGCGCTGTCTCCGCTCCGCCCGACGCTGCCGCTGGCCGCCGTCTCAGGGCACCTCGCGACCTACAACCTCGTCTCGGCCGCCGTCGTCGACGAGGACGGCCACATGCTCGGCGCCGTGACGATCGACGACGTGCTCGACCATCTGCTGCCCGATGACTGGCGCGAGTCGCTCATGGACGAAGAGGACGCCGCCGACGACTCCCGGAGCACCCCATGA